A single genomic interval of bacterium harbors:
- a CDS encoding 50S ribosomal protein L28, with product MARICAMCGKRPQVANTVSNANNRTKRWVYPNVQKIRYTIPSSGNRSVHQAKVCTKCMKAGKVQKVI from the coding sequence ATGGCAAGAATATGTGCAATGTGTGGTAAGCGGCCTCAAGTTGCCAATACAGTAAGTAATGCAAACAATCGCACAAAACGTTGGGTTTATCCGAATGTGCAGAAAATTCGTTATACTATTCCGTCTTCTGGGAATCGTTCTGTGCATCAGGCGAAGGTTTGTACAAAATGTATGAAAGCTGGAAAAGTTCAAAAAGTAATTTAA
- the rpsT gene encoding 30S ribosomal protein S20 codes for MPRIKSAKKRVLVSEKRRKVNVARKSAIKTAVRKVLDAIDAKKLEDAQSLLKIAESSIARAKGKGVMHKNMVARKISRLAKKVSLLAQAAV; via the coding sequence ATGCCACGTATTAAATCAGCAAAAAAAAGAGTTTTAGTTTCTGAAAAACGTAGAAAAGTGAATGTTGCTCGTAAGTCTGCTATTAAGACTGCGGTACGAAAAGTACTTGATGCCATAGATGCAAAAAAGCTTGAAGATGCACAAAGTCTTTTGAAAATTGCGGAATCTTCAATTGCAAGGGCCAAAGGTAAGGGTGTAATGCATAAAAATATGGTTGCACGTAAAATTAGCCGTTTGGCAAAGAAAGTTTCTTTACTTGCGCAAGCGGCAGTTTAG